A stretch of the Arthrobacter sp. PAMC 25486 genome encodes the following:
- a CDS encoding EamA family transporter: MLVIVTALAPVLWGSTYLTTTMFLPEGRPLLAAVLRALPAGLLLLVLSRRLPQGSWWWKSWVLGMLNIGVFFALLFVAAYRLPGGVAAIVGGAQPLLVALLASRVLHEKLTMARLLAGSAGVLGVALIVLQSQARLDPIGIAAAAGGTLSMAVGTVLAKKWGQPLGTSGQPVSALATTAWQLIAGGASLVIVLLLVEGLPTSPLTGSNILGYLYLSIAGTAFAYYCWFRGLARLPAGAAAFLGLLSPVVAIVLGWVVMGQALGPWQLAGVAVVLASVVTGVGMKGWGNDTGKQAPKLDGVGVPCARRPELCAAQGGGVRRRAPR; the protein is encoded by the coding sequence ATGCTTGTAATTGTGACGGCCCTGGCCCCGGTCCTGTGGGGATCCACCTACCTGACCACCACCATGTTCCTGCCCGAAGGCCGGCCGCTTTTGGCCGCCGTTCTGCGTGCCCTGCCAGCAGGTCTGCTGCTCCTGGTGCTGTCCAGGCGACTGCCGCAGGGGTCCTGGTGGTGGAAGTCGTGGGTTCTGGGAATGCTGAACATTGGCGTGTTCTTCGCCCTGCTGTTTGTCGCTGCATACCGCCTGCCCGGGGGAGTCGCAGCAATAGTCGGCGGCGCCCAGCCGCTGCTGGTTGCACTGCTGGCAAGCCGGGTGCTCCACGAAAAGCTGACGATGGCGCGGCTGCTGGCCGGTTCCGCGGGGGTGCTGGGAGTGGCGCTCATCGTCCTGCAGTCACAGGCGCGACTGGATCCCATCGGGATTGCGGCAGCGGCCGGCGGCACCCTGTCCATGGCCGTTGGCACGGTGCTGGCCAAGAAGTGGGGCCAGCCTCTTGGAACTTCCGGCCAGCCGGTCTCGGCCTTGGCAACCACCGCGTGGCAGTTGATTGCCGGCGGGGCGTCGCTGGTCATTGTGCTGCTGCTCGTTGAGGGTCTGCCGACCTCCCCGCTGACCGGTTCCAACATTCTTGGGTACCTGTATCTGTCCATCGCAGGAACAGCATTTGCCTACTATTGCTGGTTTCGGGGGCTGGCCCGCCTGCCGGCGGGCGCCGCCGCATTCCTGGGATTGCTGAGCCCGGTCGTGGCCATTGTCCTCGGCTGGGTGGTGATGGGCCAGGCGCTGGGACCGTGGCAGCTGGCGGGCGTGGCCGTGGTCCTGGCATCAGTCGTTACCGGGGTGGGCATGAAAGGCTGGGGCAATGACACAGGCAAACAAGCTCCCAAGCTCGACGGCGTTGGCGTCCCTTGCGCTCGCAGACCGGAACTTTGCGCTGCGCAGGGCGGAGGAGTCCGACGTCGGGCGCCTCGTTGA
- a CDS encoding GNAT family N-acetyltransferase gives MASLALADRNFALRRAEESDVGRLVELIARDQLRSSVESAALQDRAPYLAAFHAIDADPAHLLCVVDSPDGAVVATMQLTFLPGLARRGAQRMQLEAVRVDEALRGNGLGSAMIRWAVAEAGRRGAVLVQLTSDNTRLDAHRFYERLGFAQSHAGFKLTLP, from the coding sequence TTGGCGTCCCTTGCGCTCGCAGACCGGAACTTTGCGCTGCGCAGGGCGGAGGAGTCCGACGTCGGGCGCCTCGTTGAGCTGATTGCGCGCGACCAGCTGCGTTCGTCCGTCGAGTCCGCAGCCCTTCAGGACCGGGCTCCCTACCTCGCCGCATTCCACGCCATCGATGCCGACCCGGCTCACCTGCTGTGCGTGGTTGACTCTCCTGATGGTGCGGTGGTGGCGACCATGCAGCTGACGTTTCTGCCGGGACTGGCCCGCCGGGGAGCCCAGCGGATGCAGCTCGAGGCTGTTCGGGTGGATGAGGCGCTGCGGGGCAACGGGCTTGGCTCAGCCATGATCCGCTGGGCTGTTGCCGAGGCTGGCCGGAGGGGCGCGGTGCTGGTGCAGCTCACCAGCGACAACACCCGGCTCGATGCCCACCGATTTTATGAGCGGCTGGGGTTTGCGCAGTCGCATGCAGGGTTCAAGCTGACACTGCCTTGA
- the purU gene encoding formyltetrahydrofolate deformylase, producing the protein MSTLSAPAGTAQYVLTLDCPDSPGLVHQVSGVLLKHGADIIDNRQFSDRLHLQGALGRDEPDGRFFMRLHFSAPAGEESLARLRADFEPLAARHAMRWELRPHGEKRRVLIMVSKFEHCLNDLLFRTRTGELPVEVVAVVSNHPDHQRLAQWHGIPFFHVPVTAATKPAAEARLLELVEEFDVELVVLARYMQVLSDSLTRRLDGRAINIHHSFLPSFKGAKPYHQAYARGVKTVGATAHYVNSELDEGPIISQQVVEVDHTFGPEDLVAAGRDTECKALSNAVRWHCEGRVILQGNRTIVLR; encoded by the coding sequence ATGAGCACCCTTTCCGCACCGGCCGGGACCGCCCAATACGTGCTGACCCTGGACTGTCCCGACAGTCCGGGGCTGGTCCACCAGGTCTCGGGAGTCCTGCTCAAGCACGGCGCCGACATCATCGACAACCGCCAGTTCAGCGACCGCCTGCACCTCCAGGGGGCCCTCGGGCGGGACGAACCGGACGGGCGGTTCTTCATGCGCCTGCACTTCAGCGCCCCGGCCGGGGAGGAATCCTTGGCCCGCCTGCGGGCAGACTTTGAGCCGTTGGCTGCCCGGCACGCCATGCGGTGGGAGTTGCGCCCGCACGGCGAAAAGCGCCGCGTGCTGATCATGGTGTCCAAGTTTGAGCACTGCCTGAACGACTTGTTGTTCAGGACACGGACCGGCGAGCTGCCCGTGGAGGTGGTTGCGGTGGTCTCCAACCATCCGGACCACCAGCGGTTGGCACAATGGCACGGCATTCCGTTCTTCCATGTCCCCGTCACCGCTGCCACAAAACCTGCAGCGGAGGCCAGGCTGCTGGAGCTGGTGGAGGAGTTCGACGTCGAACTGGTGGTGTTGGCACGCTACATGCAGGTGCTCAGCGATAGCCTCACCCGCCGGCTGGACGGGCGGGCCATCAACATCCACCATTCATTCCTGCCCTCCTTCAAGGGTGCCAAGCCGTACCACCAGGCGTATGCGCGCGGGGTGAAGACGGTCGGGGCCACGGCCCACTACGTCAACAGCGAACTGGACGAGGGGCCCATCATCTCCCAACAGGTTGTCGAGGTGGACCACACCTTTGGCCCGGAGGACCTGGTCGCTGCGGGCCGGGACACCGAGTGCAAGGCCTTGAGCAACGCCGTGCGCTGGCATTGCGAAGGGCGCGTGATCCTCCAGGGGAACCGGACCATCGTGCTGCGTTGA
- a CDS encoding sarcosine oxidase subunit gamma translates to MGNTIDNTKVMARRHSPAEHLWTDFEVGTVAGERGVSLREVPFQSMVGIRVDPLSEAGRRIGSLTGGLPSTAGQVTYGKVATAAATTTTLWLGPDEFLVVGPEESAAGTLAAALVAALGDGAGQAIDLSSNRTTFELAGPSARAVLEKSCAADLHPRSFATGTAITTEITKIPTILWKAGDESFQIFPRASFADYLGRWFLDGMREFASGSAPWH, encoded by the coding sequence ATGGGTAACACAATCGACAACACCAAGGTAATGGCACGCCGCCACAGCCCCGCGGAACACCTCTGGACCGATTTCGAGGTGGGGACCGTTGCCGGGGAGCGCGGGGTTTCCCTGCGCGAGGTCCCCTTCCAGAGCATGGTCGGAATCCGTGTCGATCCGCTTTCCGAGGCCGGCCGGCGGATAGGTTCCCTCACCGGCGGGCTGCCCTCCACGGCCGGCCAGGTCACGTACGGGAAGGTCGCAACAGCGGCTGCCACAACAACAACGCTCTGGCTGGGACCGGACGAGTTCCTGGTGGTTGGTCCGGAAGAATCCGCCGCGGGGACCCTGGCCGCCGCCCTGGTGGCCGCCCTGGGCGACGGGGCAGGGCAGGCCATCGACCTCTCCAGCAACCGCACCACCTTTGAACTGGCCGGGCCAAGCGCCCGGGCCGTGCTGGAAAAGAGCTGCGCGGCGGACCTGCACCCACGATCCTTCGCAACCGGAACCGCCATCACCACGGAAATCACCAAGATCCCCACCATCTTGTGGAAGGCCGGGGACGAGTCATTCCAGATCTTCCCCAGAGCGTCCTTTGCCGACTACCTGGGCCGCTGGTTCCTGGACGGCATGCGGGAATTCGCGTCCGGGAGCGCACCGTGGCACTAA
- a CDS encoding L-serine ammonia-lyase — protein sequence MALSVLDLFSVGIGPSSSHTVGPMRAAKRFSEGLERDGELSAVVRVEAELFGSLGATGRGHGSDKAVVLGLQGQDPETVDTATADDQVAAAALDAELLLAGLHRVDFNYEKDVVLHRRKSLPAHPNGMTFRAMDHAGEVVRERTYYSVGGGFVVDEQAVGADRVVMDETVLPHPFSTADELLAICARERLNISEVMLANELVWHTEEHLRAKLLNIWSVMQECVDNGCAAEGILPGGLKVTRRAPGLFRTLQAPEDAADPLRAMEWVNLFALAVNEENAAGGRIVTAPTNGAAGIIPAVLHYYMKFVPGANDDGVVRFLLTAAAIGMLFKLNASISGAEVGCQGEVGSACSMAAGALCELLGGTPVQAENAAEIGIEHNLGLTCDPVGGLVQIPCIERNAIASVKAINAARLALHGDGSQKVSLDKAIKTMRETGADMMSKYKETSRGGLAVNVIEC from the coding sequence GTGGCACTAAGTGTCCTGGACCTGTTTTCCGTGGGCATCGGGCCCTCGTCCTCCCATACTGTGGGCCCGATGCGTGCGGCCAAGCGCTTTTCCGAAGGCCTTGAGCGCGACGGCGAGCTGTCCGCCGTCGTCCGCGTTGAGGCCGAGCTGTTCGGCTCCCTCGGCGCCACGGGCCGCGGCCACGGATCGGACAAGGCTGTGGTGCTGGGGCTGCAGGGGCAGGACCCGGAGACAGTGGACACCGCCACGGCCGACGACCAGGTGGCCGCGGCCGCCCTGGATGCCGAGCTGCTGCTCGCCGGGCTGCACCGCGTCGACTTCAACTATGAAAAGGACGTGGTGCTGCACCGGCGCAAGTCGCTGCCGGCCCACCCCAACGGCATGACGTTCCGGGCCATGGACCATGCTGGGGAGGTGGTGCGCGAGCGCACCTACTACTCCGTGGGCGGCGGCTTTGTGGTGGATGAGCAGGCCGTCGGGGCGGACCGGGTGGTCATGGACGAAACTGTCCTGCCCCACCCGTTCAGCACCGCCGACGAGCTGCTGGCCATCTGTGCAAGGGAGCGCCTGAACATCTCCGAGGTCATGCTCGCCAACGAACTGGTGTGGCACACGGAGGAGCACCTGAGGGCCAAGCTGCTGAACATTTGGTCCGTCATGCAGGAGTGCGTGGACAATGGCTGCGCCGCCGAGGGGATCCTGCCCGGCGGGCTGAAGGTCACGCGCCGGGCGCCGGGGCTGTTCCGAACCCTGCAGGCGCCGGAGGATGCCGCCGACCCGCTGCGGGCCATGGAATGGGTGAACCTCTTCGCACTGGCCGTGAACGAGGAGAACGCCGCGGGCGGGCGCATTGTCACAGCCCCCACCAACGGGGCGGCCGGCATCATCCCGGCCGTGCTGCACTACTACATGAAGTTTGTCCCCGGAGCCAACGACGACGGTGTTGTGCGGTTCCTGCTGACGGCTGCGGCGATCGGCATGCTGTTCAAGCTCAACGCCTCCATCTCCGGTGCCGAGGTTGGCTGCCAGGGCGAGGTCGGATCGGCGTGTTCCATGGCCGCAGGCGCCTTGTGCGAGCTGCTGGGCGGCACGCCCGTCCAGGCTGAGAATGCCGCAGAAATTGGCATAGAACACAACCTTGGCCTGACCTGTGATCCCGTGGGCGGCCTGGTGCAGATTCCCTGCATCGAACGCAACGCGATCGCCAGCGTCAAGGCGATCAACGCCGCACGGCTGGCCCTGCACGGGGACGGCAGCCAGAAGGTGTCGCTGGACAAAGCCATCAAGACCATGAGGGAAACGGGTGCCGACATGATGAGCAAGTATAAGGAAACCTCCCGCGGAGGCCTCGCCGTGAATGTGATCGAGTGCTGA
- a CDS encoding MarR family winged helix-turn-helix transcriptional regulator has translation MVEQLDRILAQWHAEKPGLDVSPMAVIGRLSRAASAVDTRLAATFARHGLDASTFDVLATLLRSGRPYSLTPAALARDAMISTSAVAQRLNKLERRDLVARSANPDDGRGTLVSLTPSGLDLIEAALPDHLGTEHAITSTLTQAEQSQLAALLQKLTDAAL, from the coding sequence ATGGTCGAACAACTAGATCGCATCCTTGCCCAGTGGCACGCCGAAAAGCCCGGGCTGGATGTGTCACCCATGGCCGTGATCGGCCGCCTCAGCCGCGCCGCATCAGCCGTGGACACCCGGCTCGCCGCTACCTTCGCACGGCACGGGCTGGATGCGTCCACTTTTGACGTCCTGGCCACCCTCCTGCGCAGCGGCCGCCCGTACAGCCTCACTCCCGCGGCACTGGCGCGCGACGCCATGATCTCCACCAGCGCCGTGGCCCAGCGCCTGAACAAGCTGGAGCGCCGCGACCTGGTGGCCCGAAGCGCCAACCCCGACGACGGACGCGGCACCCTGGTCTCCCTGACCCCCTCCGGTCTGGACCTCATCGAGGCCGCCTTGCCGGACCACCTCGGCACCGAACACGCCATCACCAGCACCCTGACCCAGGCGGAGCAATCCCAGCTGGCGGCCCTGCTGCAAAAACTCACCGACGCGGCGCTCTAA
- a CDS encoding 2Fe-2S iron-sulfur cluster-binding protein, producing the protein MTGQNNQPNRLTHGGRIDRNTTLHFTVDGAALAGHPGDTVASALIANGRLAAGNSLYEDRPRGILSAGVEESNALIKVAGRFPGHAAESMLPATTVSLVEGLDVELLSGLGKLDPTEDEAIYDKKYVHTDVLIVGGGPAGLAAARDAARTGARTILIDDQPELGGALLSGRDEHVAGTPALDWVAGIAAELAAAPECTVLHRTTAFGSYDSNFLLAVENRTDHLAEAPAPGISRQRVWHIRANQVLVATGAHERPLVFENNDRPGIMLASAVRSYLNRYGVAAGSRVVIATTNDSAYQLAADLLAAGIEVAAVVDARPQLSPLAAAAATSEDVRVINGSAVVNTTGDSSLESVLVSGIDADGSPTGEVEEISADLLAVSGGWSPVVHLHSQAQGKVRWDADLVGFVPSSVVKNQQVVGAARGSYTLSGCVAEGASAGAVAAVSAGFATADAVAAATAAAARPARPAQPTAPTRALWLVGGTEGTASDWHHHFVDFQRDQSVADVWRSTGAGLRSVEHIKRYTSISTANDQGKTSGVNAIGVIAAAFRQQGTVVDPDIGAIGTTTYRAPFTPVSFVALAGRQRGDLFDAARRTSIHPWHEDRGALFEDVGQWKRPWFYPRPGEDMDAAVLRECAATRDSVGYMDASTLGKIEIRGKDAGEFLNRIYTNAFKKLAPGLARYGVMCTQDGMIFDDGVTLRLDEDRFFMTTTTGGAAKVLDWLEEWLQTEWPELDVTCTSVTEQWSTIAVVGPKSRAVLAKLAPELDLSAEAFGFMAFRETTLASGVPARICRISFSGELAYEINVPSWYGLDTWEDVTAAGEEFNITPYGTETMHVLRAEKGYPIVGQDTDGTVTPHDAGMEWVVSKAKDFIGKRSYQRPDANSESRKHMVTVLPVDGSIRLPEGTQLVEAGITVNPAYGPVPMQGFVSSSYHSAALGRSFGLALIKNGRNRIGERLVASVGSQLVDVVVGETVLFDAEGKRRDG; encoded by the coding sequence CGACCGCAACACCACCTTGCACTTCACCGTGGACGGCGCCGCCCTGGCGGGCCACCCCGGCGACACGGTGGCCTCGGCGCTGATTGCCAACGGCCGCCTGGCCGCCGGCAACTCCCTGTACGAGGACCGCCCCCGCGGCATCCTTTCCGCCGGCGTTGAGGAGTCTAACGCGCTCATCAAGGTCGCCGGCCGCTTCCCCGGCCACGCCGCCGAATCCATGCTGCCGGCCACGACCGTCTCCCTGGTGGAGGGTCTCGACGTCGAGCTCCTCTCCGGGCTGGGCAAGCTGGACCCCACCGAGGACGAGGCCATCTACGACAAGAAGTACGTCCACACGGACGTCCTGATTGTCGGCGGCGGCCCCGCCGGGCTCGCCGCGGCCCGCGACGCCGCCCGCACCGGCGCCCGCACCATCCTCATCGACGACCAGCCCGAACTCGGCGGGGCCCTGCTCTCGGGCCGCGACGAGCACGTGGCCGGCACCCCGGCCCTGGACTGGGTCGCCGGCATTGCCGCCGAACTGGCCGCCGCCCCGGAATGCACCGTGCTGCACCGCACCACCGCTTTCGGCTCCTACGACAGCAACTTCCTGCTCGCTGTGGAAAACCGCACCGACCACCTCGCCGAGGCCCCGGCCCCCGGCATCTCCCGCCAGCGGGTTTGGCACATCCGTGCCAACCAGGTGCTCGTGGCCACCGGCGCCCACGAACGCCCACTCGTGTTTGAAAACAACGACCGCCCCGGCATCATGCTCGCCTCGGCGGTCCGCAGCTACCTGAACCGCTACGGCGTGGCCGCCGGCTCCCGCGTGGTCATCGCCACCACCAACGACAGCGCCTACCAGCTGGCCGCGGACCTGCTCGCCGCAGGCATCGAGGTCGCCGCCGTCGTTGACGCCCGCCCGCAGCTGTCCCCGCTCGCCGCGGCCGCCGCCACCAGCGAGGATGTGCGTGTCATCAACGGCAGCGCCGTGGTCAACACCACCGGTGATTCATCGCTGGAGTCGGTCCTGGTTTCCGGGATCGACGCCGACGGCTCCCCCACCGGTGAGGTCGAGGAAATTTCCGCGGATCTGCTCGCCGTCTCCGGCGGCTGGAGCCCCGTGGTGCACCTGCATAGCCAGGCCCAGGGCAAGGTGCGCTGGGATGCGGATCTGGTTGGTTTTGTCCCCTCCAGCGTGGTCAAGAACCAGCAGGTGGTGGGCGCCGCCCGGGGCAGCTATACCCTGTCAGGCTGTGTTGCCGAGGGCGCCTCGGCCGGTGCGGTTGCGGCCGTCAGCGCCGGGTTTGCCACGGCCGACGCCGTTGCTGCCGCCACCGCAGCTGCAGCGCGCCCGGCCCGCCCGGCCCAGCCCACGGCCCCGACCCGCGCCTTGTGGCTGGTCGGCGGTACGGAAGGAACGGCGTCGGACTGGCATCACCACTTTGTGGACTTCCAGCGGGACCAGAGCGTGGCCGACGTTTGGCGCTCCACCGGGGCAGGGCTGCGCAGCGTGGAGCACATCAAGCGCTATACCTCCATCAGCACCGCCAACGACCAAGGCAAGACCTCCGGGGTGAATGCGATCGGAGTCATTGCGGCCGCGTTCCGCCAGCAGGGCACCGTCGTGGACCCGGACATCGGCGCCATCGGCACCACCACCTACCGCGCCCCGTTCACCCCCGTGTCCTTCGTTGCCCTGGCCGGACGGCAGCGCGGGGATCTCTTTGACGCGGCACGACGCACCTCCATCCACCCGTGGCACGAAGACCGCGGAGCACTTTTTGAGGACGTCGGTCAGTGGAAGCGCCCCTGGTTCTACCCGCGGCCGGGCGAAGACATGGATGCTGCCGTGCTGCGCGAGTGCGCCGCAACCCGCGACTCCGTCGGCTACATGGATGCCAGCACGCTGGGCAAGATTGAAATCCGCGGCAAGGACGCCGGGGAGTTCCTGAACCGGATCTACACCAACGCTTTCAAGAAGCTTGCCCCCGGTCTGGCCCGCTACGGTGTCATGTGCACCCAGGACGGAATGATCTTTGACGATGGCGTGACCCTGCGCCTGGATGAGGACCGCTTCTTCATGACCACCACCACCGGCGGCGCGGCCAAGGTGCTGGACTGGCTGGAGGAATGGCTGCAGACCGAGTGGCCCGAGTTGGACGTCACCTGCACCTCGGTGACGGAGCAGTGGAGCACCATTGCCGTCGTCGGCCCCAAGTCACGGGCTGTGCTGGCGAAGCTGGCACCGGAGCTGGACCTGTCCGCCGAGGCGTTCGGGTTCATGGCGTTCCGCGAAACAACGCTCGCCTCGGGCGTGCCGGCCCGGATCTGCCGGATCTCCTTCTCCGGCGAGCTCGCCTACGAGATCAACGTCCCGTCCTGGTACGGGCTGGACACGTGGGAGGACGTGACCGCTGCCGGGGAGGAATTCAACATCACCCCGTACGGCACCGAAACCATGCACGTGCTGCGTGCCGAAAAGGGCTACCCGATTGTGGGCCAGGACACCGACGGCACGGTTACACCGCACGACGCCGGCATGGAATGGGTGGTATCCAAGGCCAAGGACTTCATCGGCAAACGCTCCTATCAACGCCCCGATGCCAACAGTGAAAGCCGCAAGCACATGGTCACCGTGCTGCCCGTGGACGGTTCCATCCGGCTGCCGGAAGGCACCCAGCTGGTGGAGGCCGGGATCACCGTCAACCCCGCATACGGGCCCGTGCCCATGCAGGGCTTCGTCAGTTCCAGCTACCACAGCGCCGCCCTGGGCCGGTCCTTCGGCCTGGCCCTGATCAAGAACGGCCGCAACCGGATCGGTGAACGGCTTGTGGCAAGTGTCGGCTCCCAACTGGTGGACGTCGTCGTAGGGGAAACAGTACTTTTTGATGCAGAAGGGAAGCGCCGAGATGGGTAA